In Syngnathus scovelli strain Florida chromosome 11, RoL_Ssco_1.2, whole genome shotgun sequence, one DNA window encodes the following:
- the rdh20 gene encoding retinol dehydrogenase 10-A, whose amino-acid sequence MIFLMDLQMMLLDIIYFILRNTLRAVLRPRIKPIDGELVLITGSGGGLGRLFAQEFTKQGAEVVLWDVDAVANENTAKLVRDLGGKAHAYTVDVTKREEVYRYADVVRKDLGRDVTMLVNNAGVVAGQRVLDCPDELIEKTIKVNCLALFWTVKAFLPQMKAQDHGHIVTIASVLGLFSTACVEDYCASKFAAVGFHESLAHELLAEEVEGVKTTLVCPYIVDTGMFEGCKIREEMEFVLPPLEPQYCVEQAMNAILIDQPLVCIPRLTYLPGICRALLPWESNVVSYRFMGSDKCMYPFIEAKKKQMSNGVNSLA is encoded by the exons ATGATATTCCTCATGGACTTGCAGATGATGCTGCTggatattatttacttcatccTGCGTAACACTTTACGGGCCGTGCTGCGTCCGCGCATTAAACCCATCGACGGTGAGCTAGTGCTGATCACCGGTTCGGGAGGAGGCCTGGGTCGTCTCTTTGCCCAGGAGTTCACTAAGCAAGGCGCCGAGGTGGTGCTGTGGGACGTGGACGCCGTGGCCAACGAGAACACGGCTAAATTGGTGCGTGACTTGGGGGGCAAGGCGCACGCTTacactgtggatgtcaccaaacGAGAGGAAGTGTATCGCTACGCGGATGTGGTGCGGAAGGACCTAGGCCGGGATGTCACCATGCTCGTGAACAACGCCGGGGTGGTCGCGGGCCAACGAGTACTGGACTGTCCGGATGAGCTCATCGAGAAGACCATTAAGGTCAACTGTCTCGCGCTCTTCTGG ACAGTGAAGGCCTTCCTGCCTCAGATGAAGGCCCAAGATCACGGCCACATTGTGACCATCGCCAGCGTGCTGGGCCTCTTCAGTACAGCCTGTGTCGAG GACTACTGTGCCAGTAAGTTTGCTGCGGTGGGTTTCCACGAATCTCTGGCTCACGAGCTGCTGGCTGAGGAAGTGGAAGGCGTGAAGACCACTCTGGTGTGCCCTTACATTGTGGACACGGGCATGTTTGAGGGCTGCAAGATAAG AGAGGAGATGGAGTTTGTTCTGCCCCCTCTGGAGCCTCAGTACTGTGTGGAGCAGGCCATGAACGCCATCCTCATCGACCAACCCCTAGTGTGCATTCCACGTCTCACTTACCTACCGGGGATCTGCAGAGC GTTACTGCCATGGGAATCCAACGTGGTTTCGTATCGTTTCATGGGCTCCGACAAGTGCATGTATCCCTTCATTGAGGCCAAGAAGAAACAAATGTCAAATGGTGTTAATTCACTTGCATAG